A window from Telopea speciosissima isolate NSW1024214 ecotype Mountain lineage chromosome 8, Tspe_v1, whole genome shotgun sequence encodes these proteins:
- the LOC122672380 gene encoding transcription repressor OFP13-like, whose product MKKLLPSLFKSTKDTSISSSSASSASSWSWPSCQQQPKTFSFRVEDNIFKTVNSVYIDAGDVVTTPESSMFTNSSESASFSTESEVSGGGEWIETVIRGLRSERLFFEPGDSNSILEEAKAGGFPFKESLVLAMESKDPYVDFRTSMEEMVEAHGLKDLECLEQLLCWYLRVNGTKTHGFIVAAFVDLLVGLAETASSSSSSSSSSSLKIDEEIVEEDIVFQVQRSFSL is encoded by the coding sequence ATGAAGAAGCTCTTGCCCTCTCTTTTCAAGAGCACCAAAGACACAagtatttcttcttcctctgcttcctctgcttcttcatGGTCATGGCCTTCTTGTCAGCAGCAGCCAAAGACTTTCTCTTTCCGAGTTGAAGATAACATATTCAAGACGGTTAACTCAGTTTACATTGATGCCGGAGATGTAGTCACAACACCGGAATCGTCAATGTTCACTAACTCGTCCGAGTCAGCAAGCTTCTCAACAGAGTCAGAGGTTTCAGGAGGAGGGGAATGGATTGAGACAGTGATTCGTGGGTTACGATCTGAGAGGTTATTTTTTGAACCAGGAGATTCAAATTCGATATTAGAAGAAGCTAAAGCTGGTGGGTTTCCATTCAAAGAGAGTTTAGTGTTGGCTATGGAATCGAAAGACCCATATGTGGATTTTAGAACATCAATGGAGGAAATGGTGGAAGCTCATGGATTGAAAGATTTGGAATGTTTAGAACAATTGCTTTGTTGGTATTTGAGGGTTAATGGTACGAAAACCCATGGTTTTattgttgctgcctttgttgaTTTGCTTGTTGGGTTAGCTGAAactgcttcttcctcttcttcttcttcttcttcttcttcattaaaaATTGATGAGGAGATTGTGGAGGAAGATATAGTCTTCCAAGttcagagatctttttccctttaa